From Carassius auratus strain Wakin chromosome 10, ASM336829v1, whole genome shotgun sequence, a single genomic window includes:
- the LOC113109436 gene encoding mothers against decapentaplegic homolog 2-like — translation MAVWQTGDEQEQWDTSGLYSYPDQTRSLDGRLQVSHRKGLPHVIYCRLWRWPDLHSHHELRAIETCEYAFNLKKDEVCINPYHYQRVETPVLPPVLVPRHTEILTELPPLDDYTNSIPENTNFPTGIEPPNNYIPETPPPGYISEDGEASDQQMNQSMDTGSPAELSPSILSPVNHGMDLQPVTYSEPAFWCSIAYYELNQRVGETFHASQPSLTVDGFTDPSNSERFCLGLLSNVNRNATVEMTRRHIGRGVRLYYIGGEVFAECLSDSAIFVQSPNCNQRYGWHPATVCKIPPGCNLKIFNNQEFAALLAQSVNQGFEAVYQLTRMCTIRMSFVKGWGAEYRRQTVTSTPCWIELHLNGPLQWLDKVLTQMGSPSVRCSSMS, via the exons ATGGCAGTGTGGCAAACAGGTGATGAGCAGG AACAGTGGGATACCTCAGGCCTTTACAGCTACCCTGACCAAACCAG ATCTCTGGACGGCCGTCTGCAGGTGTCTCACCGCAAAGGTCTGCCTCATGTCATCTACTGCCGCCTGTGGCGATGGCCCGACCTGCACAGCCACCACGAGCTGCGCGCCATCGAGACCTGCGAGTACGCCTTCAACCTCAAGAAGGATGAAGTCTGCATCAACCCCTACCACTACCAGCGGGTGGAGACGCCAG TTCTTCCTCCTGTCCTCGTGCCAAGACACACAGAGATCCTGACTGAGCTGCCTCCTCTGGACGACTACACCAACTCCATACCTGAAAACACCAACTTCCCAACAGGGATCGAGCCTCCTAACAATTATATACCAG AAACTCCTCCACCGGGATACATCAGTGAGGATGGGGAGGCCAGCGACCAGCAGATGAATCAAAGTATGGACACAG gttcTCCTGCGGAACTGTCGCCAAGCATACTCTCGCCCGTCAATCATGGCATGG ACCTTCAGCCAGTGACTTACTCGGAGCCCGCGTTTTGGTGCTCTATAGCTTACTATGAACTCAACCAGCGGGTCGGAGAAACATTCCACGCCTCTCAGCCATCCCTCACCGTGGACGGCTTCACAGACCCCTCCAACTCCGAGCGCTTCTGCCTGGGCCTGCTGTCCAACGTCAACCGCAATGCCACCGTGGAGATGACCCGGAGACACATAG gaCGAGGGGTCAGGCTGTATTATATTGGTGGTGAAGTGTTTGCCGAATGTCTTAGCGATAGCGCCATCTTTGTTCAAAGCCCTAACTGTAATCAGAGGTATGGCTGGCACCCTGCGACAGTCTGTAAAATCCCTCCAG GCTGTAACCTGAAGATCTTCAATAACCAGGAGTTTGCGGCACTGCTGGCTCAGTCGGTGAACCAGGGCTTTGAGGCAGTATATCAGCTGACGAGGATGTGCACCATTCGCATGAGTTTCGTCAAAGGCTGGGGAGCCGAGTACAG ACGGCAGACGGTGACGAGCACCCCCTGCTGGATCGAGCTTCACCTGAACGGCCCCCTGCAGTGGCTGGACAAGGTCCTGACCCAAATGGGCTCGCCCTCCGTACGCTGTTCCAGTATGTCCTAA